In Lolium rigidum isolate FL_2022 chromosome 7, APGP_CSIRO_Lrig_0.1, whole genome shotgun sequence, the DNA window TTTGACTTCAACAATCAGAATTATACTAATTGTACATATGAATTCGAATTAGCCAATAAATTGGCTATCCTCTTTTCAATATAAATTATTGCAATATTGAAATTGCAATATCAATGAATTACAAAAATTCCTTTAAGTTAAAAAAGAATACTATGCAATAACCTACTTAAAGAGAATTTATATTCTCAAATAATACTAAGAAAAACTATAGTATAGTATAGTATTGATTTCTATTCATCTTAATATTCCATATTGTTATATGTGCGCCTTTGTTTAGAGGATTGTATGTCTACTTAATTAAAAAGTCCAATTATTCCATAGTCTAATTATTCAATAAATTAGATTGATTGATACGAGTCGATTTCCTATTACGATGGATAGAAGAAAGAATGGATAGTCCAATAGCGGCCTCAGCAGCCGCAAGGGCTATCACAAAAATTGCGAAAATGTCTCCTTTTAATTGGCGACTATCAAATAGATCAGAAAATGTTACGAGATTTAGATTAATTGAATTAAGTATAAGTTCAAGACATATTAGAGCTCTAACCATGTTTCGGCTTGTGATCAATCCATAGATACCAATcgaaaataaatagacactcaaAAAAAGTACAAGCTCAAACATCATTAATTAACTCCTTATCAATCCCGATTCATTTCAATATGAGGACAAGAATTGAACCGATTTAATTAATTACAATAGAACAATTACAcaacaaaagagaaaagaaagaagttaTTTGTTGGCGGTAGATGGTTTTTACTAAATCAAAATTGTGATTCTTTAGTTATTTATTTTAGATTTGCAATTCTTATAATTTTTACTCTTTCTAAGTTTTCTTATTGCCGAGCCATAGTAATTGCACCTATTAAAGAAACTAGAAGAATTATGGAAATGAGTTCAAACGGAAGATAAAAATCGGTTGCTAAATGAATCCCAATTTGTTGAACATTATTTATGAGACCCTGTTCTACTATTTGGTTTGATCTTGTCGTCCAAAGAATTCCATACCATGATGTATCTGGGATAGTAGTCATTAGTGAAAAAACAATAGTTATACAAACGATTGAAGTAAACCCATCTCCAATAGTCCAATAATTCTTATCTTTAGACCATTCTGAGCCATTTACGAACATGACAGCGAATATGATCAAGACATTTATGGCTCCCACATAAATAAGAAGTTGTGCCACAGCTACAAAGTAGGAATTTAATAAAAAATAGAATAAGGATATACAAACAAGAACTAATCCCAACGAAAAGGCAGAATAAATGGGGTTGGTAAGTAATACTACTCCTAGACCTCCTAGTAGAAGAACAAAGCCCCCAAATAGCATAAGAATCTCATGTATTGGTCCAGGTAAATCCATTAtggataaaaagaaattaaaatagtATAAAATTTTTCATGAACTGACTAAAACTAAAGGATTCCAGGAAGTAAAAAGGGATTAGGATATTTttataacaaaaaaaaatatgAGTTTAGTAATCAGTAATAGTTCTTGAATTCGACGATTTCTCTTCGTCTATTTTATTTTCAGTCGAATTCCTAATTGTTTGAATTGTGTAATCTTCCATTATGGAGATGGGTAACCGGCTTAAAGCAATTTGATTGTAATTCAATTCATGACGATCATAAGTAGAAAGTTCATATTCTTCAGTCATTGATAAACAGTTTGTCGGACAGTACTCAACACAATTGCCACAAAATATACAAACTCCGAAATCAATACTATAATTAAGCAACTGTTTCCTTTTAATATCCTTTTTAAATCTCCAATCCACAAGGGGTAGATCTATCGGACATACCCGAACACATACTTCACAAGCAATACATTTATCAAATTCAAAGTGGATTCGCCCCCGGAAACGTTCCGGTGTAATTGATTTTTCATAAGGGTAATGAATCGTTATAGGTAAACGATTTGTGTGGGATAAGGTAGTTATGAAACTTTGACCAATGTACCTTGTAGCACGTATTGTTTGTTGACCATAACTCATGAACCCAGTTATCATGGGGAACATATTCATTCTATATCTATGAAAAAGATATGTTTCTTTCTCTTGTTTGACAGAGCCTTTGTGTTGAAAATATTCTTACTGTTATTGTATTATTTTCTTTATAGTGAAACAAGTTGGAAAGAAGTTGTTAATAAGAGATTGCCCAAGGAAATAGGTAAAAGAAATTTCCATCCAAGATTTAATAACTGATCCATTCTCATCCTGGGTAAAGTCCATCTTATTGTGATAGAAATGAAGAGAAATAAATAAGCTTTAGTTAATGTAATAAAGATACCCATTGTTATTTCCAAAATTCCAACTGCGTTAttcattttgaaaaaatcaaaaaaggaTATATAGGGAATAGATAAATCCCACCCACCTAAGTAGAGAACTGTTACAAATAAAGAGGAAACTAATAAATTTAGGTAAgaaacaagataaaataaagcaTATTTTATACCGGAATATTCGGTTTGATAACCTGCTACTAATTCTTCCTCCGCTTCTGGTAAATCAAAGGGTAATCTTTCACATTCTGCCAAAGAAGAAATTagaaaaaccagaaaacctataggcTGGCGCCAAATATTCCATCCAAAAAACCCATATTTAGACTGTGCTTCAACTATATCAACTGTACTTGAACTGTTAGATAATCATAGTCGATGATAACATCACAGTTCCCACCGCTATTCCAAAACCGTACATGAAACCTTAGCTTCATACGGCTTCTCTATGATCAGAAAAAAAAGAAGACTGTTTCGTTTCGTTATTAGCCTCCGTAGCGTAGATAGAATTAGGGaaaataaaatatattgaaaagtccTAAATTAGACCAAAGGAATTCTGTCTGCTAGAATAAAAAAAAGCGCTTCCGAATTGATCTCATCCTTTATAATATAAGAAATTTTTTTCTTTGTTCAGTAATAACTTAATCTTGGAATAAAACACTTGTTATAGTAATTAAATTAATAAATGAAAAGATTTAGGCATTAGTTTATAAGGAATTCTGTATGAATATGTATTAGAGGAAGGAATAATTCCAATTTTTTTGGATTGCACTccatatcttttgtcctactcTTCTTTCCCTGGGTAGGGGtatttaaaaagaaaaaagggaTAAAGGGTTAATTCGTTCTTTATAGCCATTTCTTTAACAAGTGAATAGGAATATACTCTGGATCGGAATCTGAAGAAAGTACTACTTGATAATTTCCACAAATTTCAAGTCCTTATTATGATTCCTTTTATGGGGAAAAATCTCTAATGTCTTAGATTCTCCATTACTAATCCTTTATGTACTTTAGTGTTTCTAACCCTTCACTAACTTTTGATGGATTCTTCTTATTATTAATAGTAATAACTAGAAATGTTCTAGTAATGGAATTCCATATTGCGAATCCTTTATTCTTGCCTGCTTCAAGATATGATGACTAATTTAAAAAATCAACCTTGGGATAAAGAGTTTATACTGCTTATGTTTACTTCAACTTTTTCTTGTACGTAGGAAATGagattttttatttttactacaAATTTTTAAGCTGTTTTGTTTCACTCATATAGCTATCTAGTTTAAATTATCAACCCGAATACAGAATAAGAAAAGGAAGATAAATAGTTAATGGATTTTAGAGGAAAAGGATCCTATTTTAACGAATCACACGTAGAGATATTGCTAGCACACAAAAAGTTAATGGTATTTCATAACTAATGGATTGAGCAGCAGCTCGTAGACCACCTGAAAAAGAATATTTATTATTTGAGCTATATCCTGCCATCAGAAGACCAATAGGAGCAATACTTGAAATGGCAATCCATAAAAAAACACCAATACTAAGATCGGCTAAAACAAAATGATATGCCAAAGGGATAACTAAAAAACTTAATAAAATTGATATGACTGCTATAGAGGGTCCAATGCTAAATAAAGGAATATCTCCTCGGGATGGTAAGATATCTTCTTTAAAAAGTAGTTTAGTCCCATCTGCTATAGCTTGAAGCAGTCCTAGGGGGCCAGCATATTCAGGACCAATACGTTGTTGTATCGATGCAGATATTTCTCTTTCTAACCACACAATTACGAGTACCTCTATTGTGATTCCCAAAAGGAGGCTCAAAATGGGTAGAATCGATATGAGTCCATAGACTTCTTTTAATAATTCTGATTTCGAAAAAGAATTGATAATTTCTACTTCTACCCTATCTATTATCATTTCAACGATCAACTTCCCCCATAATGATATCTATACTACCTAATATCGTCATGATATCAGCCAATTTCATTTTTTTAACTAGCTGAGGAAGAATTTGTAAATTAATAAAACCGGGCGGACGAATTTTCCATCTCCAGGGGAAAAGACTATCATCTCCTACTAGATAAATTCCTAATTCACCTTTTGGGGCTTCCACTCTTACATAAAGCTCTTGCTTTGATAATTCAAAATTGGGTGAAGGTTTTTTACCAAGAAATTTATATTCAAAATCATTCCATTCGGAAGTCTTTGCTTTCTTAAAGCGTCGGACTTCTAAATTCTCATAAGGGCCTCCAGGAATTTTTTCTATAGCTTGTTGAATTATTTTGATGGATTCCCTCATTTCACTGATTCGTACTAAATAGCGAGCTAACGAATCCCCTTCTTTTTGCCATTGGACTTTCCAATCAAATTGGTTGTAAGACTCATAAAGATCTACTTTACGAAGATCCCATTGTATTCCAGAAGCTCGTAACATTGGTCCTGATAAGCCCCAATTTACTGCTTCTTCGCCACTAATAAAACCTACTCCCTCAACTCGCTCTAAAAAAATGGGATTCTGTTTAATAAGTTGTTGATATTCAATAATTCCGCGTAAAAAATAATCACAGAAATCTAAACATTTATCGATCCATCCATAAGGTAGATCCGCGGCTACTCCTCCGATGCGAAAGTAATTGTGCATCATTCGCATACCTGTAGCAGCTTCAAATAGATCGTATATCAATTCTCTCTCTctaaaaatatagaaaaaaggGGTCTGTGCCCCGAGATCCGCCATAAAAGGCCCAAGCCATAACAAGTGAGAAGCTATACGGCTCAACTCTAACATAATTACCCTAATATAGCTGGCTCTTTGGGGTATTTGAATATTCTCTAAGAATTCTGGTGCATTTACTGTTATTGCTTCCGTAAACATAGTAGCTAAATA includes these proteins:
- the LOC124669610 gene encoding NAD(P)H-quinone oxidoreductase subunit 1, chloroplastic, whose protein sequence is MIIDRVEVEIINSFSKSELLKEVYGLISILPILSLLLGITIEVLVIVWLEREISASIQQRIGPEYAGPLGLLQAIADGTKLLFKEDILPSRGDIPLFSIGPSIAVISILLSFLVIPLAYHFVLADLSIGVFLWIAISSIAPIGLLMAGYSSNNKYSFSGGLRAAAQSISYEIPLTFCVLAISLRVIR
- the LOC124669611 gene encoding NAD(P)H-quinone oxidoreductase subunit 1, chloroplastic-like; protein product: MSLPLTRKDLMIVNMGPQHPSMHGVLRLIVTLDGEDVIDCEPILGYLHRGMEKIAENRTIIQYLPYVTRSNSSSTVDIVEAQSKYGFFGWNIWRQPIGFLVFLISSLAECERLPFDLPEAEEELVAGYQTEYSGIKYALFYLVSYLNLLVSSLFVTVLYLGGWDLSIPYISFFDFFKMNNAVGILEITMGIFITLTKAYLFLFISITIRWTLPRMRMDQLLNLGWKFLLPISLGNLLLTTSFQLVSL